A genomic stretch from Rhodobacterales bacterium HKCCA1288 includes:
- a CDS encoding molybdopterin guanine dinucleotide synthesis yields MSAGRFDHIVVVDWSARATPSPKAPTKDAIFIAHSAHGATPQVSYYRTRADAMAALEQVMTDTLMRDERILATFDFSFAYPAGFAQHLTGKADALSVWPLFAQMVKDGPDNANNRFDVARALNRRFPGVGPFWCVPKTQACPDLPARDLRHGHHLPERRKVELAYGKMQPGWKLYTTGSVGSQAILGIARLQSLRGRFGSALAVAPYDGIERPIVLAECWPSLMAKEIAHYALAGEIPDAAQVRVIAAGLAALAPDDLAKMLVDGDAEEGGVLGAGHEALLRSAIHAALGP; encoded by the coding sequence ATGAGCGCGGGACGCTTTGATCATATTGTGGTGGTCGATTGGTCGGCACGAGCCACCCCAAGCCCCAAAGCCCCCACGAAGGACGCGATTTTCATTGCTCATTCGGCGCATGGTGCAACGCCACAGGTGAGCTATTATCGCACGCGCGCTGATGCGATGGCCGCGCTTGAGCAGGTGATGACAGACACCCTTATGCGGGATGAACGTATCTTGGCGACCTTTGACTTTTCCTTCGCCTATCCTGCGGGCTTTGCACAGCATCTGACAGGCAAGGCCGATGCGCTATCGGTTTGGCCGCTTTTTGCGCAGATGGTTAAGGATGGGCCAGACAATGCGAATAATCGGTTCGATGTGGCCCGCGCGCTTAATCGCCGTTTTCCAGGGGTTGGCCCCTTTTGGTGCGTGCCCAAAACACAGGCCTGCCCTGATCTGCCCGCGCGCGACCTGCGCCACGGACATCATCTGCCAGAACGGCGCAAAGTTGAATTGGCCTATGGCAAAATGCAGCCGGGGTGGAAGCTTTACACCACGGGATCTGTGGGATCACAGGCGATCCTTGGGATCGCAAGATTGCAGTCCTTGCGCGGGCGGTTTGGGTCGGCGCTTGCCGTGGCACCTTATGACGGGATCGAGCGGCCTATTGTTTTGGCAGAATGTTGGCCTTCGTTGATGGCGAAAGAGATCGCACATTATGCTTTGGCGGGCGAAATCCCAGATGCCGCACAAGTGCGGGTGATTGCCGCGGGTTTGGCCGCTTTGGCCCCTGATGATCTTGCAAAAATGCTTGTCGATGGTGATGCCGAGGAGGGCGGTGTTTTGGGTGCGGGGCATGAGGCACTGTTGCGCTCTGCGATCCATGCGGCCTTGGGGCCTTAG